The following is a genomic window from Bubalus bubalis isolate 160015118507 breed Murrah chromosome 6, NDDB_SH_1, whole genome shotgun sequence.
acccacGTTACACTCATCTGAACCAGTGTCAAACTTTTTTCTCCAGCGGAACCACTGATTCAAATGAAATCTACACACAGTGCATAAATGAGTTATAAGAAGAACTCTGAAGGGAGTGGGGTGAAGGAGCTGGGCATTTACAAGGAGGCTCCAAAGCAACTCCTCCCAGCAATTTGGTAACTGTTAGCCAAACTCTCCGCTGCCGAAATGCCCCTCTCTAAACCTGGATTCCTCAAGGGTGCGCTTTAGCTTAGTGCATCATGCGCTCCTCACCGCAAGTTTCTCCTCTCTTCCCACGGTCTTCCACGCCAGGTCCTGCCATGGAGCTGCGCTCTGAGTTGCCCAGCGTACCCGGCGCGGCGACGGCGGCGGCGACAGCGACGGGGCCGCCCGTGGCTTCGGTGGCGTCggtggcagcggcggcggcggcggccgcttCGCTACCCGTGAGCGTGGCGGGCGGCTTGCTACGGGCGCCGCCGCTGCTGTTGCGGGCTGCGGAGAAGTACCCGCGGACGCCCAAATGCGCGCGCTGCCGCAACCACGGCGTGGTGTCTGCGCTCAAGGGCCACAAGCGGTACTGCCGCTGGAAGGACTGCCTGTGCGCCAAGTGCACGCTCATCGCCGAGCGCCAGCGCGTCATGGCGGCGCAGGTGGCGCTGCGCAGGCAACAGGCGCAGGAAGAGAACGAGGCGCGCGAGTTACAGCTGCTCTACGGCACTGCCGAGGGCCTGGCGCTGGCCGCCGCCAATGGCATCATCCCGCCGCGACCGGCCTACGAGGTCTTTGGCTCTGTGTGCGCAGCCGACGGCGGGGGGCCGGGAGCAGGAGCGCCCGCGGGGACCGGGGGCGGCGCCGCGGGCGCGGGGAGCTCAGGTGAGGAGAGGGGAGCAGGGACGGGTCCAGGGGTGCGAGGCCTTAGGGACTTAATCTCCATACTGAAAGAGTAGAATCCCATTCTCCAAATGCCCCAACTGCTGGAGTTGGCTGCGCACCCAGCTGCTAATTTGGGCCATAAACACACAAAACTCTTTCTCCCCTTTCTGAAGCATTTGCACTTTATTCCTTTCTCCCACCGCAGGCCCCAAAGTAAAGGTTTTAATCTTATCGCCTCTACCCAAACGCAGGGATGTCCCAGCTTCCTTGGTTAGTTCACTGGGTCATCTCCCCAGCGCGAAAACCCACGCGTCgtatcttttccttctttcagcgCTTCTCCACATGCCGCAGATTCcctatcccccccccccccactcccgaCCCCCGCCCTCGCCCCTCTCCTTCCCAACTGTCTTCAGAAATCCCACTGTCTCCAaatctcctcccccaccccttttgtttttctctagtaTTGAAGACACCGAATTCCTTTTAAACCCCTCAGTTCCCCGGGCGagattccttttcttctgttccCAGTGTTCCATGATCAACCGCCCTGCTCCTTTTTCTCAGCTTCTTTCCCCACTCGTCTCCCTTTTCTCAGAGTATGcgctctctcccttctctcaatCCCCTTTCCTCTTCCCCCTCTAGCCCCTGCCCTACTCTTTTTGAGACTCCTTAGGCTGTTTTGGTAGGGCTGGGAATTAGGCCGgggtgcggggggtggggaggggggtgcggAGGGTGAGGGGGGCGGGTTGTCTCAGCTTCCAGCTTGGGAGGGAAGAACTTCTTAGCTCTTGATTTTGGAAAGGATGGATTAAAACAGAGGCTCTACTTTTGCCTGTAGAGAGGCTTGGAATCTTATAAACGCCCAAAGTACCCTCCATTACAGGTTGTGCTGCCCAGGGCCAGAGAACACCCGGGGCTGGCTTGGCTCTTGGAATCACAGGGATAGAGTGAGGCCTTCTATACAGCGTGGTGGTACAGGTGCGAGTTGTTGTTGGCTACTTTTTGAACTCTGGGTCAGGCCACTTCTCCAGAGCAGAGCAAGACTAGGAAGAGTGAAGATGTTAGGCACAGTCGTAGGAAGAGGGTCACTGGACATTGAGTTGACAGGGCATAGGTGGCTGGAGTTCTGGGTACAGAAAGACTGCTCTGACGGCCTGGAAAGAGAGCTAGGGCTATAGGAGTTCAGAGGGGAAGGACCGCTGGAGCAAAAAGACTGGCTTTGGAGCCCAGTGAATGAGGGTTGTGGGGCTCAGAGGGAAAGGAAGCTGAGATCCGAAGGGCTCAGGTGCCACAGGGTGCGGTTATTTCCGTGCTAACCCCTCCTTACATACCCCTTTCTCCCCTCCTAGAGGCCAAGTTACAGAAGTTTGACTTGTTCCCCAAGACGCTGCTTCAGGCAGGCCGCCCAGGCAGCCCGCAGCCGCAGCCGGGAAAGCCCTTATCACCCGACGGCGCGGACTCGGGTCCTGGGACATCGTCCCCAGAGGTGCGGCCAGGCTCGGGCTCGGAGAACGGCGACGGCGAGTCCTTTTCGGGGTCACCCCTGGCCCGGGCCTCCAAGGAGGCAGGTGGCAGCTGCCCAGGCAGTGCTGGCCCCGGAGGTGGCGGCGAGGAGGACAGCCCGGGATCCGCCAGCCCTTTGGGTTCAGAATCCGGTTCTGAGGCCGACAAAGAAGAGGCGGAGGCTTCGCCTGCGCCAGGGCTGGGCGGGGGCCCGGGTCCACGGCAGCGGACGCCGTTGGACATCTTGACGCGCGTCTTCCCGGGCCACAGGCGGGGCGTCCTGGAGCTGGTGTTGCAGGGCTGCGGCGGCGACGTGGTGCAGGCCATCGAGCAGGTGCTCAACCACCACCGCGGGGGCCTGGCGGCCGGCCTCGGCCCCACCGTGCCCCCAGACAAGGCCGCAGTGGGGGCGGTAGGCTCCGCGGACGACGCGTGGCCAGGCCGCGTGGACGCCGCGGCCGCCGGGGGCCCGGGGCTCCCCGCGCCGCTGCAGGCGGGCCCCGCTGCACCTCCTCACCACAGACCTTTGCTGGCCGGTGCCATGGCGCCTGGGGCTCTGGGCTCGTTGAGCAGCCGCTCGGCCTTCTCGCCACTGCAGCCCAACGCCAGTCACTTCGGCGCCGACGCCGGCGCCTACCCGCTGGGCGCGCCGCTCGGCCTCAGCCCCCTGCGCCTGGCCtactcggcggcggcggcgcacAGCCGCGGCCTGGCCTTCATGGCTCCCTACTCCACCGCTGGCCTGGTGCCCACCCTTGGCTTCCGGCCGCCCATGGACTACGCCTTCAGCGATCTCATGCGCGACCGCTcggccgccgccgctgctgtGCACAAGGAGCCGACCTACGGCGGCGGCCTGTACGGGCCCATGGTCAACGGCGCCCCTGAGAAGCAGTAGGGCTAGCAGCCCCGAGCCTGTCGGCCCCCAAACAGGGACTCCAGCCTGGTTCCCGCAGGCCGCCGGCCAGGCCTCGCTTGGTGCGCTCTCTGCGCCCCGGCCGGGGTCCTCTCGCTCCATGgtggttttcagttttgttttggaCAGTGGGTGGGGAGAGCCGAGCAGAGAGGAGCAGCTTCGGGTGCAAATGTTCTCGGAGGGGATGCGCCGCCCAGATCCTCGACCCCGACCTCCTCATCAAGGCTCCCCAGCCCTTCGAAAGGCCAGGAATTCTTGAGAATTCAGAGGCTGCAGCCGCCGGGCCAGCTCCTGCCTCTCCTGTCTCTATGCTTGTCCCACCTGCCCACGCTCGCAAATGGATGGCAGGATAGTCTGTCTTATGTGTCTCCCCTTTccttaaaaaagtttaaatattctAACAAATATAAATTTAGGATGTATAAATCTCTTGGCACTGAGTTGAGTCTTTGGGACACACATATATATCGATaccaattgtaaaaaaaaaaaaaggaaacaaattctaAGGTGCACTTTCGTCGTTGCGGTATTTGTCGCTCTCTTTGTTGCTTATGCCGATAAGCATGGGTTTCCTTGGTGCAGTGtgagtttttatatatgtataaatctatatataaactatacatatatatacaagccAGTGTATAATGTTATAAAATGGAATTCTAAGTTATTAATTGTAATCTGTAGGTGACCTCGGTATTAAcgtgaaaaatattcaaaaacaagcaaaaaaaaaggacaaaacggAAAAAATTAGACTATGCGCGCTTTGTACTTATCAGGTTTTATAGATGAAATATATCGTAAACTCGAGACGAATCCTGCCCACCCGCCCCTCTTGCCTGCGGCCGGTCTCTCCCTAAGGAACGGTGAAGGTGCGCACGAAAGCAGGAACGGAGTGACGTGTGACTGAGCCAGAGCCGCCCGCTGGAGCCCATCCCCGCCTCCCCGGACTCGCCAAACACCTCGGCCGAAGGGCCGGCAGCGGGAAACCCTGCTGCAGAGAATGGCTCACATTGTGCTTTCCTTTGCATAGACATGAGctagaaataaatgttattttctaagaaaagagCAACGAATCCCGTCCCGCTTCTCGGGCGGCCGGGttgaaaaatcttaatttctCGCGGGAACCGCGGTGCCTGGGAGAAGCTTGGCCGAGGTCCGGCGGGTACTACGACCCTCGGGGGTGCTGGACGAGGGGACTTCCAGCCGCGCCTGGGAGAGGCGTGCGCTCGGCCCTCCAGGAGGAGTGGCGCCCGCTGCTCGCGTGGGACCTGGTGTCCCTCCAGCTCCTGCTCGGGCGGCGGCGGGGTCGCCTGGCCAGTGCTCTCTGTCTCTGGAATCCTGCGAGGCTTGGAGGCCCGGCTCCTGTTCTCCTCTAGGCGCAGATCTGGGCGCCCACCGCGCGCCTCCCTGCTGGGTTTTGGAACGAACCGCAGCCTAGGCATAACCAGGCGACTGGGGTGGGAAGGCTAAGACCGTGTTCCGCCAGAGGGCTGGGAGTTATTTTGGAGTGGTGGGGTTGCGGGGTGCTGCCTTCGCCCTAGGCAGTGTAATCTGAGAGCAGCAGTGAGGACGCGCTTTCCAGCCCGACCTCAGTCCTCACTCCGCACCCCTTTTTCCGTCCCTGCTTTAGCGGAGCGGAGGAAATTAGCGGCTCCGGGCCGACCCCCTCCTCCGGCCTCCCGCGtccctccagctcccagctgggtCACTCCCCCTCTCCGAGAAACCGGGCGCGCCCCCTCCCCTAGGCTGGGCCGGCGACTTCCCAAGGTAAACTTCTGAGGCCGACTCGAGTTCCGCCAGGCGGTGAAACTTAATAGCAGGACAAGAAAACGGTTTAATAAAGAAGGGCTTTAATAGGGAACTAATTTGATTGAGTTGCCTAATTCCACTTTAATTGGAAAGGGTTTTGGCTGTTTGGTTATAAAGTGAGAGGGTGAGGAAGAGCTGGAAGTGGGGGGCGGTGAGAAGGAGTGAGAGAAGAAAGATGGGGCAAGACAGAGATGGCTCGAGACAGGCAATGAAGATAAGGaagaaaaagggggggggggggggagaaaagaggaaagagttacctatgaaggagagaggaaagcgGGAGAAAGTGAGCGGAGCTTCAAGAAGTGTGAACTTGCTTGTGCTTCCAGGCTGCGCTGTCCTGCCTCCCACTCCAGGTTTTCGGATGCCTCGCGGTTTCTCTCATTCCGGGTTCTATCCACCCCCTCCTCAGCATCTGCCCTCATCCCCACTCGAGGTGAACTTAAGATCGGCCTTGATCTCTTGGTTTCAAGAGGGATCTATACTGGATGCTCTGACGTTTTTGGTTCCTGATGGTCCTCAAGCCAGGCCTGGGGAGGCTGCCTATAGGCCCGTGTTACCCACTCTCTAAAACACCTAGAGCTTCACAGATTCCAAGGGCATTATTTTAGCTCGTCTTCGCAGGCAAATCAGCAGGAAACCGAGATCCAGAGTGGTTCAGGGACTTGTCCACCCATCCGGGGACCTTGgatctctttccctttctattttcccACTGGGCCTACTACTTCTTCTCCTCTCTTGAAGCGGTCTCGGCTGACCGACGGTGGGGGCTCTGCGAAAATTGCACTCCTGTGTACACACGCGGCCCAGGGAGGAGAAACGACTCTCTCCTAGCGCCCAGAGAGGCCGCGGGGCCTCCGTTAGGTTCGAACGTTTCATAGAGCTCAGAACGGTTCTCAGGCGGTGGAAGTTAGAGGGGCTGGGGTAGCGGGGTTCCAAGGTTCCTCTTCTAGCTGGTTCTTCAGCTCGCTTCTTGCTGGAAACCCAGGGCAGTCAGTCACTGCCTCGGCGCCTG
Proteins encoded in this region:
- the DMRTA2 gene encoding doublesex- and mab-3-related transcription factor A2, producing MRSSPQVSPLFPRSSTPGPAMELRSELPSVPGAATAAATATGPPVASVASVAAAAAAAASLPVSVAGGLLRAPPLLLRAAEKYPRTPKCARCRNHGVVSALKGHKRYCRWKDCLCAKCTLIAERQRVMAAQVALRRQQAQEENEARELQLLYGTAEGLALAAANGIIPPRPAYEVFGSVCAADGGGPGAGAPAGTGGGAAGAGSSEAKLQKFDLFPKTLLQAGRPGSPQPQPGKPLSPDGADSGPGTSSPEVRPGSGSENGDGESFSGSPLARASKEAGGSCPGSAGPGGGGEEDSPGSASPLGSESGSEADKEEAEASPAPGLGGGPGPRQRTPLDILTRVFPGHRRGVLELVLQGCGGDVVQAIEQVLNHHRGGLAAGLGPTVPPDKAAVGAVGSADDAWPGRVDAAAAGGPGLPAPLQAGPAAPPHHRPLLAGAMAPGALGSLSSRSAFSPLQPNASHFGADAGAYPLGAPLGLSPLRLAYSAAAAHSRGLAFMAPYSTAGLVPTLGFRPPMDYAFSDLMRDRSAAAAAVHKEPTYGGGLYGPMVNGAPEKQ